Sequence from the Candidatus Izemoplasma sp. genome:
TAAAAATATGTTATATTATGCGATTGTTAAGCGGTTTGTCAATAAATCAAAGCGATTACGCAAGAAAAAGTATAATGGGTTGATGCTTGTTGAATACACAAAACAGAAACGCAAAAAAAACACTAATAGCTATAAGAAGTTAAAACGCCGAGCAAAACGTAAAGTTAAGAAATATTTTATTTATAAAATTGATGAGTTACCACGGATTGTTAAGTACACGCAAAGTAAATTGTTAAAAAAATCCCGTAAACGACTTACGATTATTATCAAAAATGAGCGTAAAACAGTTAAAAAATTTTATTTAACCATAGGGGTTAAACCAATCTTACAATTAACGGATACTTATCAGTGTCTAGATGAAATGATTCAGTTCTTCCATCATTTACCTGACGCCATTTTAGCAGATAAGGATTACGATATTTTCTTAGATCATGAAGGCATTTTAATTACTTATAAAATAAGTTAGTCTCCACGAGGAGACTAACTTATTATTTTGCCATAAATACCATTGAGCGTATTTTTTATAATAACAACTTCTTTTAATTGATTATGTAAGTTTAGATTTTTGTTGACTTTAATGTATAAATAGTTACTTGCATGACCATAGGTAAAATGTTCATCAGATGATTCAAATAAGACGCTATGTACGTCATCATTTACGTCTTTAATATACGCGTGATGCATCTCATCACTGAGCCGCATTAGTTCATTGACACGAGCAGATTTAATGATGCCATTAATCTGTTCTTTTATTTTAGCAGCTGGTGTTCCATTGCGTTTAGAATAGGAAAAGACATGCATTTCTGAGAAGCCAACTTCCTTAACAAACCTCATCATTTCTTCAAAATCAGCATCAGTTTCTCCTGGATATCCGGCGATAATATCTGTGGTAATCGCGATATCAGGCAACATCGTTCTGATTTCATTTATCCGTTTTAAGTATGCTTCTTTAGTATACTTGCGACGCATAGATTTTAAGATATTATGTGCGCCACTTTGTAAAGGGATATGTAGGTGTCTAGCAAAGGTATCATTGTCAGCCATCAGTTTAATAATATCATCAGTCAATTCATTAATTTCAATCGATGAAATACGGATCCGTTTTAACCCATATATCCTGCTTAACCGGACAAGTAAATCGTAAAAAGATGAGGTATCTAAATCTTGTCCATAGCCACCAGTATGAATCCCAGTTAACACAATTTCTTTATATCCATTATCGACTAAACGTTTGGCTTCATCTATGACATCTTCAGGTGAACGGCTTCGTACGCGACCTCTAGCGTATGGAATAATACAATAACTACAAAAGTTATTACAACCATCTTGTATTTTAATAAAGGCACGTGTTTGATCTAAAAAGTGCGTAACATTTAAATCATCAAAAACGCGATATTTAGAGACATCAGTAATAGTTTTAAACTGTTCTCGTTGTTTTAAGAATCGTTCTACATGACTGAGTAATTGATCACGATGAGTCGTTCCAATAATGATATCAACCCCATCAATCGTTTCAATCGTTTCAGGGTCAATTTGTGCGTAACACCCCATTACTGCGACGACAGCTTCAGGGTTTTTACGGATCATTCTTCGGATCATTTTACGGCTTTTCGCATCCGCATTATTTGTGACTGTACAGGTGTTAATTACATAAACATCTGCTTTCTCTGAGTGTTCGACAATGGTGTAACCTTGTTGCTCAAATTGTTCTTTGACACTCATTGTTTCATAACTGTTCACTTTACACCCCAATGTATAAAACGCAACAGTCATGATTGATCACCTAACGCATCAAAATATCCAATCACGCTTAAGACGAATAAAGGCGCTGTTTCACTGCGCAATATCCGCTTTCCAAGGGAGATGACTTCAGTATTATCAAATTGATTTAAATAAGTGATCTCTTCTTGAGTAAAACCACCCTCAGGCCCGACCATAACTAAAATATTACCCGTTACTTTTAACGGATCATAGGTAAACATGGTATTATCTTCTTTCGCATATAACACAAAGACGTAATTATAGTTATGTAAGTCTATATCTTCTATTGTTGTTGGTGGTGTGACTTCTGTGATATGACTACGCTTTGATTGTTCACATGCTTCTTTTGTAATTTTATTCCATCTTGATAACTTATTTGGAAGCTTTTTATCAGATAATTTGACTATAGAATGTGCAGTGTTCAAGGGAATAATGGAGTTTGCTCCTAGTTCAGAAGTTTTTTGTAACATTAATTCAAAGTTATCTTTTTTAATCAAAGCTTGTGCAATATCAACAGTTACGCCAAGTTCAGTATTGAGACGTTTTTTGCCTATTGAAACATGAACAGTATCATCGTTCATATCTGTAATGGTGCTGTCATAACAAACCCCTTCATGACAAACGATAATTTTGTCTTTCACATCCAGGCGCATAACATGTTTTATATGATGGACATCACTTCCTGTGATTGTTCCTGTATTCATTTTACGATTCATTGAGTCTATAAAATATTGTTGCATAATTATCACCACACGTATTATAACATAAAAAAAAAGAGTTTCAGTTGCCTGAAACTACTTTTTTATGAAATTTTTAATTTTATCGAAGAAACTTTCATTTTCTGTTAAGTCTGTTTTATCTAATTCTTCAAACAATTTGGTTTGTTGGCGGCTTAGTTTGGTCGGAATCACAACTTCAATAATGACATGTTCATCACCTTTTTGTTTTGTTCTAACGTTCGGCACACCTTTACCTCTTAACCGGAACCGGGTATTATTTTGTGTTCCTGCAGGGACTTTGAGTTTAACATTACCATGAGGTGTTGGCACTTTGATACTATCACCTAAAGTTGCTTGTGTAATAGTTATTGGCATGTGCACAACAACATCATCGCCATGACGTTCAAAGATTTCGTGATTTTTTACCTCAAACAAGATATATAAGTCGCCTGCTGGGCCACCGTTATGACCTTTATGACCATATCCTTCTAAGCGAATTTGTTGGCCACTATCAATTCCGGCAGGTATTGATACTTCAATCTCTTTATTTTTCGATACAACACCTTCACCATTACAGGTATTACATTTCTTTGTAATTTCTTTTCCAGTCCCACCACATACTGGGCAGGCTGTTTGGGTTCGAGTGCGTCCAAATAACGATTGTTGTTCAACGACAACCGTTCCTTGTCCATGACATTTTGAACAGGTTTTAATATCTTTTTTCGAATGTGCACCTGATCCATGACAGGTTGGACATTCTTTATGCGCTGTCACACGAATTTTCTTTTTAGCTCCAAATACGGCTTCTTCAAATGATACACGCATACGTCGTTGAATATCTTGTCCTTTTCGACGACGTGGTCCACTACCTTGACGACCACCACCAGCGCCTCCACCAAAGAAACTTGAAAAGATATCATTGATATCAAAGTCGAATCCGCCAAACCCAGAGGTGTTAAACCCTTGGCCGTTATTAGCCTGATGACCAAATTGGTCATATTGAGCGCGTTTTTGTGAATCACTTAATACTTCATAAGCTTCTTGGACTTCTTTAAACTTTTGTTCTGCGTCTTGCTCGGTGGATACATCAGGATGGTATTTTTTAGCTAGTTGGCGATACGCCTTTTTAATTGCTGCATCATCTGCATCTTTACTAATCCCGAGCACATCATAGTAATCTCGTTTTTCGCTCATCTTCTCACCTCTTTATCAGAAGATATGAAGCAGAAAATCTGCTTCATATCGTGATTGTTTATTCATCGACTTCTTCGAAGTCTGCGTCTACAACATCATCATCTTGACTATCAGCATTACCTGCGGCTTCACCAGCTGCTTGTTCTTGCGCTTGTTGTGCCTCTTGTGCTTGTTGATATGCTTTTGTCGCTAATTCTTGTGCTGTTTCTTGTAATGCCTCTTTCGCTGTTTTAATCGCATCTAAGTCATCATCTTTTAAAGCTTCTTCGACAGCTTCGATTTTCGCTTCTGCATCAGCTTTTTCATCATCTGTTACTGTTTCACCTAAGTCATCAATTGCCTTACGTGTTTGGAAAACCAGTTGATCTGCTTCATTGCGTAATTCTGCTTCTTCTTTTAGTTTTTTATCTGCTTCTTCGTTTTCTTCCGCTTCTTTAACCATGCGTTCGATATCTTCTTCAGATAATCCTGTATCATTTTTTATTGTAATGGATTGTTCTTTACCAGTACCTAAATCTTTAGCTTTTACATTAACGATACCATTCGCATCAATATCAAATGATACTTCAATTTGTGGTACACCACGCGGTGCTGGTGGAATATCTGTTAATTGGAAGCGTCCTAATGTTTTGTTTTGCTTAGCCATTGGACGTTCTCCTTGTAAGACATGCAAGTCTACAGCTGGTTGGTTATCTTGTGCAGTACTAAATACTTGTGACTTAGAGCTTGGAATGGTTGTATTACGTTCAATAAGTTTTGTAAATACACCACCAAGTGTTTCAATTCCTAGTGATAACGGTGTAACGTCTAATAATAAGACATCTTTAACATCACCAGCTAAGACACCTGCTTGGATAGCCGCACCCATAGCCACAACTTCATCAGGGTTGACACCTTTATTTGGTGATTTACCTAATTCATTTTTAATAGCTTCTTGAACTGCTGGAATACGTGTTGATCCACCAACTAATAATACTTGGTGAATATCATTTTTCGTCATTGACGCATCTTTTAATGCGCGACGAACAGGTCCCATTGTTTTTTCTACTAAGTCAGCGGTTAATTCATTGAATTTTGCACGGCTAAGTGTTTGTTCTAAGTGAAGTGGTCCATCTGGTCCCACACTGATAAATGGTAATGAGATTTGTGCTGATGACACACCACTTAAGTCTTTTTTCGCTTTTTCACTAGCGTCTTTTAAACGTTGTAATGCCATTTTATCTTTTGATAAATC
This genomic interval carries:
- a CDS encoding 16S rRNA (uracil(1498)-N(3))-methyltransferase, which translates into the protein MQQYFIDSMNRKMNTGTITGSDVHHIKHVMRLDVKDKIIVCHEGVCYDSTITDMNDDTVHVSIGKKRLNTELGVTVDIAQALIKKDNFELMLQKTSELGANSIIPLNTAHSIVKLSDKKLPNKLSRWNKITKEACEQSKRSHITEVTPPTTIEDIDLHNYNYVFVLYAKEDNTMFTYDPLKVTGNILVMVGPEGGFTQEEITYLNQFDNTEVISLGKRILRSETAPLFVLSVIGYFDALGDQS
- the dnaK gene encoding molecular chaperone DnaK is translated as MGKMIGIDLGTTNSCVAVMEGKDPKVIANAEGARTTPSVVAFKDGEIQVGEVAKRQVITNPNTVSSIKRKMGTQEKVEVNDKEYTPQEISAMILQNLKKTAEEYLGHDVKEAVITVPAYFNDAERQATKDAGKIAGLEVKRIINEPTAAALAYGIDKTDQHQTILVYDLGGGTFDVSILDLADGTFEVVSTAGDNRLGGDDFDQKIIDYLVKEFKKENGVDLSKDKMALQRLKDASEKAKKDLSGVSSAQISLPFISVGPDGPLHLEQTLSRAKFNELTADLVEKTMGPVRRALKDASMTKNDIHQVLLVGGSTRIPAVQEAIKNELGKSPNKGVNPDEVVAMGAAIQAGVLAGDVKDVLLLDVTPLSLGIETLGGVFTKLIERNTTIPSSKSQVFSTAQDNQPAVDLHVLQGERPMAKQNKTLGRFQLTDIPPAPRGVPQIEVSFDIDANGIVNVKAKDLGTGKEQSITIKNDTGLSEEDIERMVKEAEENEEADKKLKEEAELRNEADQLVFQTRKAIDDLGETVTDDEKADAEAKIEAVEEALKDDDLDAIKTAKEALQETAQELATKAYQQAQEAQQAQEQAAGEAAGNADSQDDDVVDADFEEVDE
- the mtaB gene encoding tRNA (N(6)-L-threonylcarbamoyladenosine(37)-C(2))-methylthiotransferase MtaB; the protein is MTVAFYTLGCKVNSYETMSVKEQFEQQGYTIVEHSEKADVYVINTCTVTNNADAKSRKMIRRMIRKNPEAVVAVMGCYAQIDPETIETIDGVDIIIGTTHRDQLLSHVERFLKQREQFKTITDVSKYRVFDDLNVTHFLDQTRAFIKIQDGCNNFCSYCIIPYARGRVRSRSPEDVIDEAKRLVDNGYKEIVLTGIHTGGYGQDLDTSSFYDLLVRLSRIYGLKRIRISSIEINELTDDIIKLMADNDTFARHLHIPLQSGAHNILKSMRRKYTKEAYLKRINEIRTMLPDIAITTDIIAGYPGETDADFEEMMRFVKEVGFSEMHVFSYSKRNGTPAAKIKEQINGIIKSARVNELMRLSDEMHHAYIKDVNDDVHSVLFESSDEHFTYGHASNYLYIKVNKNLNLHNQLKEVVIIKNTLNGIYGKIIS
- the dnaJ gene encoding molecular chaperone DnaJ → MSEKRDYYDVLGISKDADDAAIKKAYRQLAKKYHPDVSTEQDAEQKFKEVQEAYEVLSDSQKRAQYDQFGHQANNGQGFNTSGFGGFDFDINDIFSSFFGGGAGGGRQGSGPRRRKGQDIQRRMRVSFEEAVFGAKKKIRVTAHKECPTCHGSGAHSKKDIKTCSKCHGQGTVVVEQQSLFGRTRTQTACPVCGGTGKEITKKCNTCNGEGVVSKNKEIEVSIPAGIDSGQQIRLEGYGHKGHNGGPAGDLYILFEVKNHEIFERHGDDVVVHMPITITQATLGDSIKVPTPHGNVKLKVPAGTQNNTRFRLRGKGVPNVRTKQKGDEHVIIEVVIPTKLSRQQTKLFEELDKTDLTENESFFDKIKNFIKK